A single Saccharolobus shibatae B12 DNA region contains:
- a CDS encoding HEPN domain-containing protein produces MSYNIAEEFLRKAKDYLKASELSFEHSFYEASALNSEVSAQLSLKGLLFKLGIEPPRTHGIRELLSLIYAKLGDKRISDFTKENREKLIILENVRGKSQYGLPPVSRDEAEIALITAQEILKLVESLWNL; encoded by the coding sequence GTGTCATACAACATTGCTGAGGAATTTTTGAGGAAGGCAAAGGATTACTTAAAAGCTTCTGAACTATCATTTGAGCACAGCTTTTATGAGGCCTCGGCATTAAACAGTGAAGTTTCAGCCCAACTCTCCTTAAAAGGACTACTTTTCAAGTTAGGAATAGAACCTCCCCGAACTCACGGGATTAGAGAGTTACTTTCATTAATATATGCGAAACTTGGAGATAAAAGGATAAGTGACTTTACGAAGGAGAATAGAGAAAAGCTTATTATTCTAGAGAACGTAAGAGGAAAGTCACAGTACGGTTTACCTCCAGTGTCTAGGGACGAGGCCGAAATAGCTTTAATTACTGCGCAGGAAATACTAAAACTTGTAGAATCACTATGGAACCTTTAG